The following coding sequences are from one Maniola jurtina chromosome 14, ilManJurt1.1, whole genome shotgun sequence window:
- the LOC123871941 gene encoding G protein-activated inward rectifier potassium channel 3-like isoform X3: MGNTIKQKGTRAPGDGGADDRLRVSRAHDSMHPESPASREEAQFLPDEWLKVKVVPGNGSLSPGVYYPTGSGSKRFDPRQPVPSSPTKTLSRSHRHGASRRTRRRAVLKNGECNILKSRISQRRLRFLQDMFTTLVDAQWRWTLLVFTLSFILSWLGFALIWWLIAFTHGDLELDHLPPMQDSNGWKPCVFNIYDFTSCFLFSIETQHTIGYGARTTTEECPEAIFIMCLQSIVGVMIQAFMVGIVFAKMTRPKHRTQTLLFSKYAVVCQRDGELCLMFRVGDLRKSHIIGASVRAQLIRSRTTKEGELLSHYQTELELNADGCDSNLFFIWPITMVHRINANSPFYGVSAADVLQEKFEIVVILEGTIESTGQTTQARSSYTTSEIMWGHRFVPLVSYNRERQGYEVDYSKFDETTQVDTPLCSAKELDEFYGTQADRRSIESTDHLVLKLPERPARPESPAPAPKAEQKNGDFTVTL, translated from the exons ATGGGTAACACAATAAAACaaa AAGGCACGAGAGCTCCGGGGGATGGTGGCGCAGACGATCGCCTACGAGTGAGCCGCGCGCACGACAGCATGCACCCGGAGTCCCCCGCCAGCCGCGAGGAGGCCCAGTTCCTGCCCGACGAGTGGCTCAAAGTCAAGGTGGTCCCCGGAAACGGCAGCCTCTCCCCCGGCGTCTACTACCCCACGGGCTCCGGCAGCAAGAGGTTCGATCCACGACAACCTGTGCCGTCTTCGCCCACCAAAACCCT GAGTCGCTCGCACAGACACGGCGCTTCTAGAAGGACGAGACGACGGGCGGTTCTTAAAAATGGCGAATGTAATATTCTCAAGTCACGGATCTCACAACGGCGTTTGCGGTTCCTTCAGGACATGTTCACGACACTCGTGGATGCGCAGTGGCGATGGACTTTACTTGTATTTACGCTCTCCTTCATATTGTCCTGGCTGGGATTCGCTCTTATTTGGTGGCTGATTGCATTCACACATGGGGATCTTGAGCTGGATCATCTGCCGCCTATGCAGGACAGCAACGGCTGGAAGCCTTGTGTTTTTAATATCTACGATTTTACCTCATGTTTCTTGTTCAGTATTGAAACGCAACATACCATCGGCTATGGTGCCCGTACGACCACAGAAGAATGTCCAGAAGCTATATTTATAATGTGTCTACAGAGTATAGTGGGAGTAATGATTCAAGCTTTCATGGTGGGAATCGTGTTCGCCAAAATGACGAGACCCAAGCACAGGACACAAACACTTTTGTTCTCGAAATACGCTGTTGTTTGTCAGAGGGACGGTGAATTATGTTTAATGTTCAGAGTCGGTGACCTGAGGAAGTCTCATATCATCGGTGCCAGCGTTAGGGCTCAATTAATTCGCTCCAGGACGACAAAGGAAGGAGAACTTTTGTCGCATTATCAGACGGAATTAGAACTGAATGCAGACGGTTGTGACAGTAATCTTTTCTTCATCTGGCCCATAACGATGGTGCATCGAATAAATGCGAACAGTCCCTTCTACGGGGTGTCTGCTGCGGATGTACTTCAAGAAAAGTTTGAGATCGTAGTTATTTTGGAAGGAACAATCGAATCGACGGGTCAAACGACGCAAGCGCGTTCTAGTTATACGACAAGTGAAATAATGTGGGGACACAGATTTGTGCCGTTAGTGTCATACAATCGTGAACGTCAGGGGTACGAAGTAGATTATTCTAAGTTCGACGAGACCACGCAAGTCGACACGCCGCTGTGTTCCGCTAAGGAGCTAGACGAGTTCTACGGGACCCAAGCTGATCGGAGATCAATCG AGAGCACGGATCATTTGGTGCTTAAGTTGCCCGAGCGTCCCGCCCGCCCTGAAAGCCCCGCCCCAGCGCCCAAAGCCGAACAGAAGAACGGCGACTTCACTGTCACACTATAG
- the LOC123871941 gene encoding G protein-activated inward rectifier potassium channel 3-like isoform X4, producing the protein MGNTIKQKGTRAPGDGGADDRLRVSRAHDSMHPESPASREEAQFLPDEWLKVKVVPGNGSLSPGVYYPTGSGSKRSRSHRHGASRRTRRRAVLKNGECNILKSRISQRRLRFLQDMFTTLVDAQWRWTLLVFTLSFILSWLGFALIWWLIAFTHGDLELDHLPPMQDSNGWKPCVFNIYDFTSCFLFSIETQHTIGYGARTTTEECPEAIFIMCLQSIVGVMIQAFMVGIVFAKMTRPKHRTQTLLFSKYAVVCQRDGELCLMFRVGDLRKSHIIGASVRAQLIRSRTTKEGELLSHYQTELELNADGCDSNLFFIWPITMVHRINANSPFYGVSAADVLQEKFEIVVILEGTIESTGQTTQARSSYTTSEIMWGHRFVPLVSYNRERQGYEVDYSKFDETTQVDTPLCSAKELDEFYGTQADRRSIESTDHLVLKLPERPARPESPAPAPKAEQKNGDFTVTL; encoded by the exons ATGGGTAACACAATAAAACaaa AAGGCACGAGAGCTCCGGGGGATGGTGGCGCAGACGATCGCCTACGAGTGAGCCGCGCGCACGACAGCATGCACCCGGAGTCCCCCGCCAGCCGCGAGGAGGCCCAGTTCCTGCCCGACGAGTGGCTCAAAGTCAAGGTGGTCCCCGGAAACGGCAGCCTCTCCCCCGGCGTCTACTACCCCACGGGCTCCGGCAGCAAGAG GAGTCGCTCGCACAGACACGGCGCTTCTAGAAGGACGAGACGACGGGCGGTTCTTAAAAATGGCGAATGTAATATTCTCAAGTCACGGATCTCACAACGGCGTTTGCGGTTCCTTCAGGACATGTTCACGACACTCGTGGATGCGCAGTGGCGATGGACTTTACTTGTATTTACGCTCTCCTTCATATTGTCCTGGCTGGGATTCGCTCTTATTTGGTGGCTGATTGCATTCACACATGGGGATCTTGAGCTGGATCATCTGCCGCCTATGCAGGACAGCAACGGCTGGAAGCCTTGTGTTTTTAATATCTACGATTTTACCTCATGTTTCTTGTTCAGTATTGAAACGCAACATACCATCGGCTATGGTGCCCGTACGACCACAGAAGAATGTCCAGAAGCTATATTTATAATGTGTCTACAGAGTATAGTGGGAGTAATGATTCAAGCTTTCATGGTGGGAATCGTGTTCGCCAAAATGACGAGACCCAAGCACAGGACACAAACACTTTTGTTCTCGAAATACGCTGTTGTTTGTCAGAGGGACGGTGAATTATGTTTAATGTTCAGAGTCGGTGACCTGAGGAAGTCTCATATCATCGGTGCCAGCGTTAGGGCTCAATTAATTCGCTCCAGGACGACAAAGGAAGGAGAACTTTTGTCGCATTATCAGACGGAATTAGAACTGAATGCAGACGGTTGTGACAGTAATCTTTTCTTCATCTGGCCCATAACGATGGTGCATCGAATAAATGCGAACAGTCCCTTCTACGGGGTGTCTGCTGCGGATGTACTTCAAGAAAAGTTTGAGATCGTAGTTATTTTGGAAGGAACAATCGAATCGACGGGTCAAACGACGCAAGCGCGTTCTAGTTATACGACAAGTGAAATAATGTGGGGACACAGATTTGTGCCGTTAGTGTCATACAATCGTGAACGTCAGGGGTACGAAGTAGATTATTCTAAGTTCGACGAGACCACGCAAGTCGACACGCCGCTGTGTTCCGCTAAGGAGCTAGACGAGTTCTACGGGACCCAAGCTGATCGGAGATCAATCG AGAGCACGGATCATTTGGTGCTTAAGTTGCCCGAGCGTCCCGCCCGCCCTGAAAGCCCCGCCCCAGCGCCCAAAGCCGAACAGAAGAACGGCGACTTCACTGTCACACTATAG